The Mesoplodon densirostris isolate mMesDen1 chromosome 8, mMesDen1 primary haplotype, whole genome shotgun sequence genomic interval CGCGGACCCGGGGTCTCGCTACCCGCGAGCGACTCGGAATCTACGAGTGTCTTTCACTTTCAGTCTCCAGGAAGTGGAACTGCGTCGACCGTGTATCTCCAGCTGGTGTCGTAAAGCAGGATAATCATATCGTTAACCCCCAGTTTAAGTTTAGGTTCGAGTCCGTGGTGGTCGCAATTGAACGCACCGATTtagagggagtgagggaagagcaAAACACGAAAAAATGCCCTGCAGACCGCAGCGGCTTGCAGCCGCAGTCCACGCGGGCCCGGGCAGTTTAGGAAGCGGTACTTTCTCCGCGGCCCCGGGTTGTCACCTCCGCTTCGCTCACTCTTACCCCGCTGCAAATTCACTGAGTGGTTACAGCTGAGTGCATAGCCATCCCGCACCTTTGGCGTGAATTCCCAGCGAAATCTCACTTCCCAGGAGAGCCAGGCAAAAGGAATTAGACAAAGGCTTCCCGCAACCCCGTGCCCGTTGCTTCTTTTGAACTTGTAAAACGGCCTTAAGAAGCATTTGGAGCTACTAGAGAGAGAATGCATTTTCTGGCTAGAACCTCACTCAGGATTCTTTTGCCTCACAGCTTTGAGCGAGCAGAGAGCTGGGCGCGGGCGAGATGGCCCTGGTGCCCTATGAAGAGACCGCGGAAATGGGGCTGCAGAGATTTCACAAGCCTGTTGCCACCTTCTCCTTGGCAAACCACACGATACAGATCCGGCAGGACTGGAAGCAACTGGGAGTCGCAGCGGTGGTTTGGGACGCGGTAAGTTAGCCCCAGGGCCTCTGAGCATCAGCAATTGATTATAAGActggtctttatttttaaaaaataacagctttattgcgttgtaattcacataccgtacatttcacctatttaaagtgtgtatgtgtgtgtttttaagtaAGTTCACAGAGTGGTGCAACTATCACTACTgctcaattttaaaacattgcatCCCTCCACCCGttccaaaaaaaaataagtcCTACCCATTAGAATcacttccctgccccctccccaccaaatAGATTGCATTTTAAGGGTGAAGAAAGacaactgaaagaaattaaatgacttaCCAGTAATTTACCcagcagggaagagggaggactGGAAGGAAAGCTGGGGCCCCTAGCTGCTTTGGACAATAATTATTCAGTTAGTTTTTAAGTTTAACATTGCACAAAGAATATTGTAAACTGACAAAGCCAAAAATGAAGATCATGTGTTTTCTTTAAGTTTTCCATAGTTGTAATGATCAAAAATTATACTATAATTGctgctttacttttttctctccCAGCACTGTTCTTTCAGCTGCTTGTGACAGAGACTTGCCCTAAGCATCTAGCCACACCTGGGATTCGGTGGGAGCTCAGTGAATGTTGGATAAATGATTGGTGTAGATACAATTTTACAATCTTAATATTGTATCAGGGGTGTTAGagaaacacttaggaataaaagTCTTGATATATCATAACCCAGTAATACCACTTCTAGGAATCTGGTCCAGGGTAACTACAAGAAAAGTTTTCTCAGAAAGAGTAATAAAGATGCATAACAGTGAGGAATGGGCGAATCTCCTACATTCTCACCAAGAAGAGGAATTGCTAAGTACGCTAATAGTATGTGGCCATAAagaacaaattatattttaaaattacgtTATATGCTAATAGTATGTGGCCATGAagaacaaattatattttaaaatcacgtTAACAGTATACAGTGATTTATGGAGTTATAGGCAAATGCTAACTCACACATCAAGTCCAAACCTTTGGCTAAAACTTACCTTTTGATGCCCAGCTCCTCTGGGGTGATGAGCGTTAGGGATGCAGGAGAGTAGGCGAGAGGGAGGAAACTCCAGGAGCCTTGGTGCTGCTCTGCTTTTTCCCTTTGGTTGTGGCCTTGCTGATTTGAACTTGGTTTAGGAACTGGACTTTCCTTTAAGCAGAATCACAGAGACTGTTCATGTCAGCTCTACCAGAGTGATTTTATAAACCTCGAGTGTAAAAATGCTGTGACACAGTAAGAAATTAGCCTTCCCAGATTCAGCAGGACCCTATCCTGGGTGGGCAGTTTCTCTGACCACTGCTGTCCATCATAAGGGCCTCTGGTGGGGCCTGGGGCAGCTGTGCTGCGGAGCTTGGTGTCTGTGCTTGCTCCAGGTGACCTCCCAGCAGCAGCTGAGTTCCTGTGTGAGCTGTTACACTGGGAATTGAACCTTGCGGTGGGAGGGGGGTACGTGATGTCTTCTTGGAGCATGTAGCCTGCTTGAAACCCTTCAGGCCCTAAAGCGCTTGTTGACCTAAATTGTCATGCTGTGTTTTGACTCAGGCTGTCATTCTGGCCACGTATCTGGAGATGGGAGCTGTGGAGCTCAGGGGCTGCTCTGCCgtggagctgggtgctggcacGGGGCTGGTGGGCATGGTGGCTGCCCTGCTGGGTGAGTGTGACGCATGGCTCACTCCTGTGTGAGTGGAACTCATGGAGGGGCACCTTTTCCTGACGCAGAGCTCATTGTTAGTTTCCCTCTTATTGGGTTACTTTTCTCCCCCTGTACTTATTATGAGTCACAGGCCAACTGCAGTGCTCTCAACTCCAGGAAGGCtaattccttctctctctctcatcctatTATTTATTCTTCTCACGGGAGATTGCTTTGCCCACTTCACTTCTGTGATGCCCATAATATGATCTTAAGGCAACTGAGTTCAAAGAGAATTATCTTATTTGTGTACATAGCTTTTTACTGTTTAGGTGCTATCTCTGTACTCTCGGATTTAACCCTAGGAGGTCGGGAGAGCAGATAGTCTCTTACTTCATTGCTGAGGAAGCTTtgctggtttttttcttttagggagGGCTGGCCCCCCCTGAAGTTTGTACTGACATCTATTAAACAGTGTGCAGTTCTGAAATGATACCAAGGTTTGTCGGTTTTTGCTTGGCATACAGACATTAGTTTAGGCCTGGAGTATTTTTAagcttcatttctattttataattcATTGTTGACTCTTTTCTACAACTTCCTGCTCATACATTTCAAGCTGTGCCTTGATTGGATAGACCAGCCTCTGAGATACAATGTATAATAGTCCCCACTTCAGTGTTGTCACCTGGagctcttgttaaaatgcagtttctgcttctgtaggtctggggtggggcctgagagcctgcatttctaacaagctcccaggtgatgatgatgatgatgccgTAACTGCTGGTCCTCAGACCACACTTGGGTGGTCAGGATCTAGAGTTCCATCGAGTGTGTACAGGTACTTGAGCACCCACTAAAGCCCCACTTTTGTCCTGTCCTTTTTCTGGTAACATAtctttttcagtatttctttctctgtttagATTTTGCCTCCCAGGATTTGATGGGGAGCACAGGCAGGAGTGGTGGGTGGAAGTGTGAACATAGAAACTGATGTAGGTCCATCTGTCTGACACCACAGCACTGTCAGCCACTGAGGAGGCCCTAGCCGATACACCACCTTTTGATCTCCTCAGGTTAACCTTATATCGTCCCTGTGTATGTtaggtatatttttaattttcatttttccagtGAAGCTGGGATTCCGGGAGATTAAGCCACTTTCTGAAGTCCTGGTCAGTGGTGACCCGAGACTCAAACCAGGCTTGTCAGACACAGAGGCCCAGGTTCTTTTCTTTCCATGGCACTAACTCCCGTCTCTGTGATGTTTGAGAGGACTTACCTGGAAGGGGAAATGAGGTTTCTTCTGTCTCCTCCTGAGAACAGGGCCTCTTCACTGCTGTCAACACAGCAGAGCGTGGTGACCTGCAAAGGATTAGAGGCCCACTTGGCTCTGAcctttttttgtttcaatttaattttattgaagcacAGTTGATTCACGGTGCCGTGCCCACATCTGCTGCACAGGAAGGCAACCCAGCCACGCATACACACATTTTCCGTTACGGTCCATCACAGGAAGCTGAATACAGTtagttccttgtgctacacagtaggactcTGGTGTCCATCCATTCCACATACAGTAGTTTGGcatctgccaatcccaaactcccaatacttCCTTCCCCACCACCACGCCCTCAAATCCCCCAACCACAAGTCCACTCTCCACGGGCTCTGACCACCTTTAATTCTTACTAGCTatgtcaccttgggcaagttgctgaaTCTCTAAAGTTCAGTTTCCCAATAAACTGGGGATAATAACCATATTGACTGACCAGCGAGGATCAAATGGGAGCAGGCATAGAAATCTGTTAGGTCGGTGACGGGCACAAAGTAAATGCTCGACAAGTGTTCTCTGCATCTTCATTTCTGATCTAGAAATCCGGATCTGTGGGCTTGGGAAAGCCAGCATAAGGTTCTTCAAAGACCATCACAGAGCGAAGGACCAGTTAGTTGTTGCCACAAAAGATGGGGACTCTGGGAGGGGCGAGAACAGCAGAATGGCAGACGGTGTTCTTGTGGTTGCCCCGAAGCAGAATTAATGgctcccttctttctcttccccacagCGCTCGGTGTCCTCCACCCCAGCTCTGTCACATTTCACTGTAGGCAGTTGTTTCATGTGTCTGTCTCTCCTGGCAGGCTGAGGCTCCTGAGGAACGGGGCCGTGTCTCGTTCTGTGTGTCCTTGGCCCTAGTACAgcagctggcacacagtagataccCAAATAGCTCTGGAATAAGAGATGAACTAGAAAATCATGAAAATTACTGTTTCTGTTATAAAAATGATATAACTCTATTACAAAAATAGCCCTGGAAGcagtctaaaaaagaaaaacccaccaAAGATTCTGCTTATTCATGACTTTGCAATATAATTACCGTTAGCATTTTGGTGTATTTCCTCCTATTCCTTTTCTCCATCCGTATTTTAATCATAGTTATAATCGTGATTCCATACGTGTGcctatgtgtgtgcatgtatattttcagacATATATGATGTTTCATTTAACATGTCATGCACATTTCTCTGTGCTATGGCATGCTTTTCATGCTCATTATTTGTGGCTACAAAGTATTAGGCTGGAGAAATTTTGATGCTGAAACCTAAGAGTAAGAAAAAGTTAAtctctttaaaatggaaacagaacTAGAATAGGTAGTGCTTTGGAAATGTCAGAAAGAGGTTGATTGTTCCcctttttaaactattttcattttttgtaaccTAACTCATTGATTCCCGACTCTGGGAAACACCCACCACGTGCCTGTCATGGTTCTAGAGCAGCAGGTCACTGCTCTCAGGAAGCATCCATTCTAACTCTAACTGGGGCGAGAGGGGGGAAAAGACAAATTACATTAAAAAGCCTCCCCCGCAAATGGTCAATGATATGCAGAATGTTAATCTAGGGTGATGAGATTttcttgttaaaagaaaaaacagatgctAATTCCTGGGCGGTTCCTGTGTTCTGGGTGCTGTGTCTTTATGGCCTTCATCCTCACCACAACCCGGCATAGTAGGTCTACTTGGAGCTCTTTTCAAAGTGTCGAAATGGAGGCTTAATAGatgtcaagtaacttgcccaaggtcaaaagCTAATGGATTGGGGAGTTAGAATTTGAATCCAATTCTGACTCTCAAATCCTGGTTCTTCATTTGAAAACCTCTTCAGCCTTTATACTACTTGAAAActattcttaggaaaaaaaaatcacatcttaaAGACAGGGTTCTGTAAGTTGGGTTGGGGTCAGGAATCTGgattttaaaagcttcccaggcGATTTGATGCCCAACCAAATCTAAGGACCACTGTCTTAAATATAATGCTCAGCAAGAAATCGtcttttaggggcttccctggtggcgcggtggttgagagtccgcctgccgaagcaggggacacgggttcgtgccccggtccgggaagatcccacatgccgcggagcggctgggctcgtgagccatggccgctgagcctgcgtgtccggagcctgtgctccacaatgggagaggccacaacagtgagaggcccgcgtaccccacacacacaaaaaaatcgtcttttagttttctgtagTTCCAGTGCAAGTCTCCACTGAACTTTCAACTTGTACGTTTAAATGAAAGCTGTTGATGTCTGTACGTGGCTATTTGTCAGCACGTGTTTAAACTTGAACTCTAATTCCCTTTCCAAacttgtcctttctcttttgttctgaGTTAGCATCACTATCCAAGTAGTCACTCAGGCCAACTCCTTGACCTGCCCTCCCCGCTGCCCCCCCGGCCCTTGAGCCCTGCTGGGTCTTTTAACTATTTCTTGATTCCACTTCTCCCTTTCCATTCCCACTGTCTGGCTGGAGTGCTCATCATTTGTCTCCTGCAAGATTCTATCCACATTCCCACCTGACCTTTCTACCTCTGTCTTATCAAACCCACTTTTCCCAATAGCTGTCAGTGTGGCCCATGTACAATGCAGAAGTGATGGGGTGACGCTGTGCCTTCCCATTGCCTGCAGGCCAAATCCCAGGCTTCTTAGTGAGGCTCTGTCATCTCACTTTGCTGACTTTTTCAGCACAGGTGCACTGAGTGACGTTTCAGTGACACACACACTGCCTCTGGCCTGTCCCTTCTGCCTTGAATTCCCCTCTTCACCTCTCTCCTCTGGTTAATGCCACATCTTCCAAGTGTAAGCTCAGGTTTCCTTTCCTTCCGAAATCTTTCTTCGACCTCTGCTCCTCTCGAAGAATTTTTCCTCTGTGACCACATAATTTCCTATATTTCACTCCCTACCCTGCATCAGAATTACGTTTATGTGTGTCTCTCTCATGAGACTCTCAGTCCCTAGAGGGCAAGGCCTTTCTTACCCATCTCTGTATCTTTAGCGCACACTCTGTGCTCCAACGCTTGAATAAATCAAGGCGttgcttacaaaactaaaaactaaaagtagTGACAAATGTTTACATGTTCTTTTTCCATTACCAAGTGAGTGACAGCAGGTTATATTGTCTTCTTGGGTCAGTTTCCATTAGTTTTTCATGAACTAAATATGGTCTTATCACCCTCCTTACCCAGCATAAATCTCACGGGCAGTCATTTTATTACCATCTT includes:
- the METTL21A gene encoding protein N-lysine methyltransferase METTL21A isoform X2, coding for MALVPYEETAEMGLQRFHKPVATFSLANHTIQIRQDWKQLGVAAVVWDAAVILATYLEMGAVELRGCSAVELGAGTGLVGMVAALLEKQQPAKSTKTEEKKKNQCLSRTVQSKKCSYCVQLASTYLREATQDEEKYSVWS